One Helianthus annuus cultivar XRQ/B chromosome 7, HanXRQr2.0-SUNRISE, whole genome shotgun sequence genomic region harbors:
- the LOC110866662 gene encoding protein FAR1-RELATED SEQUENCE 5-like, giving the protein MASNTLADVADDAPNYQVRGVEQVSPNTGTKRYIPDSPSSLTPAEGMLFDTVDDAYNFYKTYAEAGGWTVRKGTQHENRGIVINKYFFCSKEGQKDFRPVDTLVDQPSDRWVRRVPSKRTGCQAAIRIKLTDAKKYLLYHFIEAHNHDFVHEEDLHLLKENRGINRAHEEMINKMSHLNIGPVRAFNIMKEVYGGFDKVGATKVDFKNFKKELNLFIGEFDAEMFVKRLMRKKEFLPNFSCEYETTDEGVLKCIFWADEDMKRNYYMFGDVISFDATYRRNK; this is encoded by the exons ATGGCTTCGAACACCCTCGCTGATGTTGCAGATG ATGCACCTAATTACCAAGTACGTGGTGTTGAACAAGTTTCTCCAAACACCGGAACGAAGAGATATATTCCGGATTCACCCTCTTCGTTGACGCCAGCAGAGGGAATGTTATTCGACACAGTTGATGACGcgtataacttttataaaacttaCGCAGAAGCGGGAGGTTGGACTGTAAGGAAGGGCACACAGCACGAGAACCGTGGTATTGTTATAAACAAGTACTTTTTCTGTTCAAAGGAGGGTCAAAAAGACTTTCGACCAGTTGATACTTTAGTAGATCAGCCGTCCGATAGGTGGGTACGTAGGGTACCATCAAAAAGGACCGGATGCCAGGCTGCGATCAGAATAAAACTTACCGATGCTAAGAAGTATTTGCTTTATCATTTTATAGAGGCGCACAACCACGATTTTGTGCATGAAGAAGATTTACATCTTCTCAAGGAAAACAGGGGTATTAATCGTGCACACGAAGAGATGATAAACAAGATGTCACATCTCAACATCGGGCCTGTTCGTGCATTTAACATTATGAAGGAAGTGTATGGTGGGTTCGACAAAGTCGGTGCTACCAAAGTCGattttaaaaatttcaagaaGGAGTTAAATCTTTTTATCGGAGAGTTTGATGCGGAAATGTTTGTCAAGCGTTTGATGAGAAAAAAGGAGTTTTTACCGAACTTCTCTTGTGAATATGAAACCACAGACGAAGGTGTGTTGAAGTGCATTTTTTGGGCCGACGAGGATATGAAGAGAAATTATTATATGTTTGGGGACGTTATATCATTTGATGCTACATACAGGCGTAACAAGTAA
- the LOC118480558 gene encoding uncharacterized protein LOC118480558, producing the protein MMILKTEQMFGEVGEKWPDIILEEDGSKESCQLRFRGHNARVTVLFDKLLGNENGKAFSSQGEDNTVCLWSLKSTGKRGQHALKATVYGHEKPMVFMSITRHMNSLLVSMSKDSQMLIAPFG; encoded by the exons ATGATGATCTTGAAAACTGAACAAATGTTTGGTGAAGTTGGAGAGAAGTGGCCTGATATTATCCTAGAGGAAGATGGTTCCAAG GAAAGTTGCCAGCTACGTTTTAGAGGTCACAATGCCCGTGTAACTGTTCTTTTTGATAAATTGTTGGGAAATGAAAATGGAAAAGCTTTTTCAAGTCAAGGTGAAGACAATACCGTTTGCCTTTGGTCACTCAAGTCAACTGGAAAGCGTGGTCAACATGCTTTGAAAGCTACAGTTTATGGTCATGAGAAGCCTATGGTATTCATGTCCATTACCAG GCACATGAATTCCCTATTAGTGAGCATGTCAAAAGATTCTCAG ATGTTGATTGCCCCATTTGGGTGA